In a genomic window of Canis lupus dingo isolate Sandy chromosome 35, ASM325472v2, whole genome shotgun sequence:
- the LOC112659835 gene encoding 60S ribosomal protein L31-like yields MAPAKKGGEKKKGRSAINQVVTREYTINIHKRIHGVGFKKCAPRALKEIQKFAMKEMGISDVRIDTRLNKAVWANGIRNVPKHIHMQLSRKRKEDEDSPSKLYMLVTYVPVTTFKNLRTVNVDEN; encoded by the coding sequence ATGGCTCCCGCAAAGAAGGGTGGAGAGAAGAAGAAGGGCCGTTCTGCCATCaaccaggtagtgaccagagaatacaccatcaacattcacaaacgtatccatggagtgggtttcaagaagTGTGCCCCTCGGGCACTCAAAGAGATCCAgaaatttgccatgaaggagatgggaatTTCAGATGTGCGCattgacaccaggctcaacaaagctgtctgggccaaTGGAATAAGGAATGTTCCAAAGCATATCCACATGCAGTTGTCCAGAAAACGTAAGgaggatgaagattcaccaaGTAAGCTCTACATGCTGGTTACCTACGTACCGgtcaccactttcaaaaatctacgtactgttaatgtggatgagaactaa